One segment of Streptomyces roseifaciens DNA contains the following:
- a CDS encoding ABC transporter permease subunit: MTTPQPQAAHPATPQAAPQAPPHAAPGYWPGTAPAGGVSGYVSPIPVRKATLMDAVAAEWTKIRSVRSTIWTLSIMVGIIVGIGLLIATAVNAAGSSMNGTNALAAGFFSVMLGMICVLTLGVLTISSEYGTGMIRTTLTACPDRARVLTAKAIVFFTLTFVITLVATALVGIIDVALLEDQAEFASTGSEWLRATIGTSLFIGLLGLVSLAMGTLLRHSAGAITVMLGVVLLPLVVAMFMFTESLSDLRKALFEYSIPMQLSVFYGASGEDSATSLSGWDPMWIMAIAAAVALGGAYASLLKRDA; the protein is encoded by the coding sequence ATGACCACCCCCCAGCCCCAGGCGGCCCACCCGGCGACTCCGCAGGCCGCCCCGCAGGCCCCGCCGCACGCCGCGCCCGGCTACTGGCCCGGCACCGCGCCCGCGGGCGGCGTCTCCGGCTACGTCTCGCCGATCCCGGTCCGCAAGGCGACCCTCATGGACGCCGTCGCGGCCGAGTGGACCAAGATCCGCTCCGTGCGCTCCACGATCTGGACGCTGAGCATCATGGTGGGGATCATCGTCGGCATCGGGCTGCTGATCGCAACCGCCGTCAACGCCGCCGGCAGCTCCATGAACGGCACGAACGCGCTCGCCGCCGGGTTCTTCAGCGTGATGCTCGGCATGATCTGCGTGCTCACGCTCGGTGTGCTGACGATCTCCTCCGAGTACGGCACGGGCATGATCCGTACGACGCTGACGGCCTGCCCCGACCGCGCCCGGGTGCTCACGGCGAAGGCGATCGTCTTCTTCACCCTGACCTTCGTGATCACCCTGGTCGCCACGGCGCTGGTCGGGATCATCGACGTCGCCCTGCTGGAGGACCAGGCCGAATTCGCCTCCACCGGCAGTGAATGGCTCCGGGCGACGATCGGCACCAGCCTCTTCATCGGCCTGCTCGGGCTGGTCTCGCTCGCCATGGGCACGCTGCTGCGGCACTCCGCGGGAGCGATCACGGTGATGCTGGGCGTGGTGCTGCTGCCGCTGGTCGTGGCGATGTTCATGTTCACGGAGAGCCTGTCGGACCTGCGCAAGGCGCTGTTCGAGTACTCGATCCCCATGCAGCTGTCGGTCTTCTACGGCGCCTCCGGCGAGGACTCGGCCACCAGCCTCAGCGGCTGGGACCCCATGTGGATCATGGCGATCGCCGCGGCCGTCGCGCTCGGCGGCGCCTACGCCTCGCTGCTGAAGCGCGACGCGTGA
- a CDS encoding LLM class flavin-dependent oxidoreductase, producing the protein MRVGAFVLAAQFPGQGHAEALHRAVRTAVVAEEAGLDAVWFAEHHFMPYGVCPSAVTLAALALGRTRRIRVGTAVSVLPTTHPVALGEQAALLHLASEGRFTLGVGRGGPWVDLEVFNSGLAAYEEGYPESLALLMRWLREPRVGAAGPRFRFREVPVVPRPDDLEDRSGPPVLMACTSPSSVRLAAGHGLPMLLGMHSGDEEKAEMVALWRKCSLEAGRSPGEVAAAAHVSAGVVQVGDRRQEAAETLTKAMPGWLHQGLSAYVTVDGRARTMRDPLEYTKLLCEIHPVGPPQLCADRLAATAERTGITRFALLAEGSGDLAATEDNLRRLGTEVLPLLS; encoded by the coding sequence ATGCGCGTTGGAGCATTCGTCCTGGCCGCCCAATTCCCCGGGCAGGGGCATGCGGAGGCCCTGCACCGGGCCGTGCGGACGGCAGTGGTCGCCGAGGAGGCGGGGCTGGACGCGGTCTGGTTCGCCGAGCACCACTTCATGCCGTACGGGGTCTGCCCCTCGGCGGTGACGCTCGCGGCACTGGCCCTGGGACGCACCCGCCGGATCCGCGTGGGCACGGCCGTCAGCGTGCTGCCCACCACCCACCCCGTGGCCCTCGGCGAGCAGGCCGCCCTGCTGCACCTGGCCTCCGAGGGCCGGTTCACCCTCGGGGTGGGCCGCGGCGGCCCCTGGGTGGACCTGGAGGTCTTCAACTCCGGTCTGGCGGCGTACGAGGAGGGGTACCCCGAGTCCCTGGCGCTGCTGATGCGGTGGCTGCGCGAGCCCCGGGTGGGCGCCGCGGGCCCCCGCTTCCGCTTCCGCGAAGTGCCGGTCGTGCCGCGCCCCGACGACCTGGAGGATCGTTCCGGCCCGCCCGTCCTCATGGCGTGCACCTCGCCGTCGAGCGTCCGGCTCGCGGCCGGGCACGGCCTGCCCATGCTGCTGGGGATGCACAGCGGGGACGAGGAGAAGGCGGAGATGGTGGCCCTGTGGCGCAAGTGCTCGCTGGAGGCGGGGCGTTCGCCCGGGGAGGTCGCCGCGGCCGCCCACGTCTCCGCCGGGGTCGTGCAGGTCGGGGACCGTCGGCAGGAGGCCGCGGAGACCCTGACGAAGGCCATGCCGGGCTGGCTGCACCAGGGCCTCTCCGCGTACGTGACGGTCGACGGCCGGGCGCGCACGATGCGTGATCCGCTGGAGTACACCAAGCTGCTGTGCGAGATCCATCCCGTCGGCCCGCCGCAGCTGTGCGCCGACCGCCTCGCGGCCACCGCGGAGCGCACGGGCATCACGCGCTTCGCCCTGCTGGCCGAGGGCTCCGGCGACCTCGCCGCCACCGAGGACAACCTCCGCCGGCTCGGCACCGAGGTGCTGCCGCTCCTCTCCTGA
- the mce gene encoding methylmalonyl-CoA epimerase: MLTRIDHIGIACFDLDRTVEFYRATYGFEVFHTEVNEEQGVREAMLKINETSDGGASYLQLLEPTREDSAVGKWLAKNGEGVHHIAFGTADVDGDAEAVRGKGVRVLYDEPRIGSMGSRITFLHPKDCHGVLTELVTSAPPADREH, from the coding sequence ATGCTGACGCGTATCGACCACATCGGGATCGCCTGCTTCGACCTCGACCGGACTGTCGAGTTCTACCGTGCCACGTACGGCTTCGAGGTGTTCCACACCGAGGTCAACGAGGAGCAGGGCGTCCGCGAGGCCATGCTCAAAATCAACGAGACCTCCGACGGAGGGGCCTCCTACCTGCAGCTGCTGGAGCCGACCAGGGAGGACTCCGCGGTCGGCAAGTGGCTGGCGAAGAACGGCGAGGGAGTCCATCACATCGCCTTCGGCACGGCGGACGTGGACGGGGACGCCGAGGCCGTCCGCGGCAAGGGCGTGCGGGTGCTCTACGACGAGCCGCGGATCGGTTCCATGGGCTCGCGGATCACCTTCCTGCACCCCAAGGACTGCCACGGCGTGCTGACCGAACTGGTCACCTCGGCGCCCCCGGCGGACCGGGAGCACTGA
- a CDS encoding STAS domain-containing protein, producing the protein MHIRGDHAELVVGGRLDVRSAADARTVLHSALDSGRGDLVLDLTELDSWDATGLGVIMGAHRRAGRSGRRLVLRGVPDRMQRLLVATRLHRILAIEGGIGVEAGEPLPRV; encoded by the coding sequence ATGCACATCAGGGGCGACCACGCCGAACTGGTCGTCGGGGGCCGCCTCGACGTCCGCAGCGCGGCGGACGCCCGTACGGTCCTGCACTCCGCCCTCGACTCCGGCCGCGGCGACCTCGTCCTCGACCTCACCGAGCTGGACTCCTGGGACGCCACCGGCCTCGGCGTCATCATGGGCGCCCACCGCCGCGCCGGCCGCTCCGGCCGCCGCCTCGTCCTGCGCGGCGTGCCCGACCGGATGCAGCGGCTGCTCGTCGCCACCCGGCTGCACCGCATCCTCGCCATCGAGGGCGGAATCGGCGTCGAGGCGGGCGAGCCCCTGCCCCGCGTGTGA
- the nucS gene encoding endonuclease NucS has translation MRLVIARCSVDYAGRLTAHLPSAPRLILVKADGSVSIHADDRAYKPLNWMSPPCTLKEGDGDVWTVVNKAGEKLIITMEEVLHDSSHELGVDPGLIKDGVEAHLQELLADRIETLGEGYSLIRREYPTAIGPVDILCRDADGATVAVEIKRRGEIDGVEQLTRYLELLNRDPHLAPVRGVFAAQEIKPQARVLATDRGIGCVVLDYDALRGIEDDKLRLF, from the coding sequence ATGCGTCTCGTCATCGCCCGTTGCTCCGTGGACTACGCGGGCCGGCTCACCGCCCACCTCCCCTCCGCCCCGCGGCTGATCCTCGTCAAGGCGGACGGCAGCGTCTCGATCCATGCGGACGACCGCGCCTACAAACCGCTCAACTGGATGTCCCCGCCGTGCACCCTCAAGGAGGGCGACGGGGACGTGTGGACCGTGGTCAACAAGGCGGGCGAGAAGCTGATCATCACGATGGAGGAAGTGCTGCACGACTCCTCCCACGAGCTCGGCGTGGACCCCGGCCTCATCAAGGACGGCGTGGAAGCACACCTTCAGGAGCTCCTCGCGGACCGCATCGAGACGCTCGGCGAGGGCTACTCCCTGATCCGCCGCGAGTACCCCACCGCGATCGGCCCGGTGGACATCCTGTGCCGCGACGCCGACGGCGCGACGGTGGCCGTGGAGATCAAGCGGCGTGGCGAGATCGATGGTGTGGAGCAGCTCACACGCTACCTGGAGCTCCTCAACCGCGACCCGCACCTGGCGCCCGTGCGCGGCGTCTTCGCGGCCCAGGAGATCAAGCCGCAGGCTCGCGTGCTCGCCACGGACCGCGGCATCGGCTGCGTCGTCCTGGACTACGACGCGCTGCGCGGCATCGAGGACGACAAGCTGCGGCTGTTCTGA
- a CDS encoding ABC transporter permease — translation MAVVGQVLQSEWTKIKSVRSTVWTLGLALVVTVALGALISAFSSSNFERMPVQERVNFDPTFTSFAGMGLGQLAMIVFGVLVVSNEYSTGMIRTSLAAVPQRGTFLFSKIAVATLIAFVIAMLTSFVSFFVGQSMLGSHRTSIGDAGVLRAVIGGGLYMTLIAVFSMGIAAMLRSPMLSLGILMPFFFIISSILGAVEATKKVGQYLPDQAGHKVMQVVSVDDAPYGPWGGFTIMVLWVAAALAGGYVVLKRRDA, via the coding sequence ATGGCGGTGGTGGGGCAGGTCCTGCAATCGGAATGGACGAAGATCAAATCCGTCCGCTCCACGGTGTGGACGCTCGGTCTCGCGCTGGTGGTCACCGTTGCGCTCGGCGCGCTGATCAGTGCCTTCTCCAGCAGTAACTTCGAGCGTATGCCGGTGCAGGAGCGGGTGAATTTCGACCCGACCTTTACGAGTTTCGCGGGAATGGGACTCGGCCAGCTCGCCATGATCGTTTTCGGGGTGCTGGTGGTGTCCAATGAATACAGCACCGGAATGATCCGCACTTCACTGGCGGCGGTTCCGCAGCGGGGCACGTTCCTCTTCAGCAAGATCGCCGTGGCCACGCTGATCGCGTTCGTCATCGCGATGCTGACCAGCTTTGTCTCCTTCTTCGTCGGCCAGTCGATGCTCGGCAGTCACCGGACCTCGATCGGCGATGCGGGAGTCCTGCGGGCGGTGATCGGCGGCGGCCTCTATATGACGCTGATCGCGGTGTTCTCGATGGGGATCGCGGCGATGCTGCGCAGCCCGATGCTCTCGCTCGGCATTCTGATGCCGTTCTTCTTCATCATCTCCAGCATTCTGGGCGCGGTGGAGGCGACGAAGAAGGTCGGGCAGTACCTCCCCGACCAGGCGGGCCACAAGGTCATGCAGGTGGTGTCGGTCGACGACGCCCCGTACGGGCCGTGGGGCGGCTTCACGATCATGGTGCTGTGGGTGGCGGCGGCGCTGGCCGGCGGGTACGTCGTGCTGAAGCGGCGCGACGCGTAG
- a CDS encoding ATP-binding cassette domain-containing protein: MIELQGLTKRYGDKLAVDGLTCTVRPGIVTGFLGPNGAGKSTTMRMMLDLDSPTAGTVLIDGQHYRQLKDPLRTVGALLDAKAMHGGRSAYNHLLCLAQSNGIARSRVREVLDTVGLASVAGKRSKGFSLGMGQRLGIAAALLGDPQILMFDEPVNGLDPEGIHWIRNLMKNLASQGRTVFVSSHLMSEMALTAEHLIVIGQGRLLADTSMADFIARNSRSYVRLRSPETERLLDVLAGAGITAVTTQDGHLEVDGTEAARLGELAARHQLVLHELSPQQASLEEAFMQLTAESVEYHAHSAPAADAGAGAPPGGGAVPPGGGWGADWRKKGS, from the coding sequence ATGATCGAGCTGCAGGGCCTGACCAAGCGCTACGGCGACAAGCTCGCCGTCGACGGCCTCACCTGCACCGTCCGCCCCGGGATCGTCACCGGCTTCCTGGGCCCCAACGGCGCGGGCAAGTCCACGACGATGCGGATGATGCTCGACCTGGACAGCCCCACCGCCGGCACGGTCCTCATCGACGGGCAGCACTACCGGCAGCTGAAGGACCCGCTGCGGACCGTCGGCGCCCTGCTGGACGCCAAGGCCATGCACGGTGGCCGCAGCGCCTACAACCACCTGCTGTGCCTGGCGCAGAGCAACGGCATCGCGCGCTCCCGCGTCCGTGAGGTTCTGGACACGGTCGGCCTGGCCTCGGTGGCCGGAAAGCGCTCCAAGGGCTTCTCGCTCGGCATGGGGCAGCGCCTGGGCATCGCCGCCGCGCTGCTCGGCGACCCGCAGATCCTGATGTTCGACGAGCCCGTCAACGGCCTCGACCCCGAGGGCATCCACTGGATCCGCAATCTGATGAAGAACCTCGCCTCCCAGGGGCGTACGGTCTTCGTCTCCTCGCACCTGATGAGCGAGATGGCGCTGACCGCCGAGCACCTGATCGTCATCGGCCAGGGCCGGCTGCTCGCCGACACCTCGATGGCGGACTTCATCGCCCGTAACTCGCGCTCGTACGTACGGCTGCGCTCCCCCGAGACCGAGCGGCTGCTGGACGTGCTGGCCGGTGCCGGGATCACGGCCGTGACCACGCAGGACGGCCACCTGGAGGTCGACGGCACGGAGGCGGCCCGGCTGGGCGAGCTCGCCGCGCGGCACCAGCTCGTCCTGCACGAGCTGAGCCCCCAGCAGGCGTCCCTGGAAGAGGCCTTCATGCAGCTGACCGCCGAGTCGGTGGAGTACCACGCGCACAGCGCGCCGGCCGCGGATGCGGGCGCAGGCGCTCCGCCGGGCGGGGGCGCGGTGCCGCCCGGCGGCGGGTGGGGAGCCGACTGGCGGAAGAAGGGATCCTGA
- a CDS encoding ABC transporter ATP-binding protein, which translates to MIEAVGLTKRYGAKTAVHNLSFQVRPGAVTGFLGPNGSGKSTTMRMILGLDQPTSGRVTIGGHPFRSLPNAPRQVGALLDAKAVHGGRSAYHHLLSLAQLGGIPARRVDEVLGVVGLQDVAKRRSKGFSLGMGQRLGIAAALLGDPQVLLFDEPVNGLDPEGILWVRNLMKQLAAEGRTVFVSSHLMSEMALTADHLIVIGRGQLMADMSVKDFISANSADFARVRTPETEPASREKLTAALVEAGGQVLSEPDGGLRVTGLPLPRISDIAHGTDVRLWELSPHQASLEEAYMRMTQGAVDYRSTADQLAALAPPPPGPGYGHPGAPAPQGWAPPEGNPYPVLPGEQPNPYAQVPAGAPGVPQAPAGPPPAAPAAAPAPAPADLTKRDSEDAR; encoded by the coding sequence ATGATCGAGGCAGTCGGTCTGACAAAGCGCTACGGCGCCAAGACGGCCGTACACAATCTGTCGTTCCAGGTGCGGCCCGGGGCCGTCACCGGCTTCCTGGGTCCGAACGGATCAGGCAAGTCCACGACCATGCGCATGATCCTGGGACTGGACCAGCCCACGTCCGGACGCGTCACCATCGGCGGCCACCCCTTCCGCAGCCTCCCCAACGCACCGCGCCAGGTCGGCGCGCTGCTCGACGCGAAGGCCGTGCACGGCGGGCGCAGCGCCTACCACCACCTGCTCTCCCTCGCGCAGCTCGGCGGCATCCCGGCCCGCCGGGTGGACGAGGTCCTCGGCGTCGTCGGCCTCCAGGACGTCGCCAAGCGGCGCTCCAAGGGCTTCTCGCTCGGCATGGGGCAGCGCCTCGGCATCGCCGCCGCGCTGCTCGGCGACCCGCAGGTGCTGCTCTTCGACGAGCCGGTCAACGGCCTCGACCCCGAGGGCATCCTCTGGGTCCGCAACCTGATGAAGCAGCTCGCGGCCGAGGGCCGGACGGTCTTCGTCTCCTCGCACCTGATGAGCGAGATGGCGCTGACCGCCGACCACCTGATCGTCATCGGGCGCGGCCAGCTCATGGCCGACATGAGCGTCAAGGACTTCATATCCGCGAACTCCGCGGACTTCGCGCGCGTCCGCACGCCGGAGACGGAGCCGGCGAGCCGCGAGAAGCTCACGGCCGCCCTCGTCGAGGCCGGCGGCCAGGTGCTGTCCGAGCCGGACGGCGGCCTGCGCGTCACCGGTCTGCCGCTGCCGCGGATCAGCGACATCGCCCACGGGACGGACGTCCGCCTCTGGGAGCTCTCGCCGCACCAGGCCTCGCTGGAGGAGGCGTACATGCGGATGACGCAGGGCGCGGTCGACTACCGTTCGACGGCCGACCAGCTCGCCGCCCTCGCCCCGCCGCCCCCGGGCCCCGGCTACGGCCACCCCGGCGCCCCCGCCCCGCAGGGCTGGGCCCCGCCGGAGGGCAACCCCTACCCCGTGCTCCCGGGCGAGCAGCCCAACCCGTACGCGCAGGTCCCGGCCGGCGCCCCGGGGGTTCCGCAGGCCCCCGCGGGCCCGCCGCCCGCCGCGCCCGCCGCCGCTCCCGCCCCTGCCCCCGCCGACCTCACCAAGCGCGACAGCGAGGACGCCCGATGA
- a CDS encoding SCO5389 family protein, which yields MSLDVSPALLEQAERGEVDEAEFVDCVRTSLPYAWEMISSLVARLRIDGGEFADNQTPPPDEQARGQLLRALASDAIRGALERHFGVRLAFQNCHRVAVFPLAPQADQRLARFTSIRGQLLNQSPELRDC from the coding sequence ATGTCGCTCGACGTCTCACCGGCCCTCCTCGAACAGGCCGAGCGAGGCGAGGTCGATGAAGCGGAATTCGTCGACTGCGTCCGGACCTCCCTGCCGTACGCGTGGGAGATGATCAGCTCCCTGGTGGCCCGGCTCAGGATCGACGGTGGCGAGTTCGCCGACAACCAGACGCCTCCGCCGGACGAGCAGGCCCGTGGCCAGCTGCTGCGCGCCCTGGCGAGTGATGCCATCCGAGGTGCCCTGGAGCGGCACTTCGGAGTGCGCCTGGCGTTCCAGAACTGCCATCGGGTGGCGGTGTTCCCGCTTGCCCCGCAGGCGGACCAGCGCCTGGCCCGTTTCACGTCGATCCGGGGCCAGCTGCTGAACCAGTCGCCGGAGCTGCGGGACTGCTGA
- a CDS encoding 3-hydroxyacyl-CoA dehydrogenase family protein, whose product MAKKLAVIGAGLMGSGIAQVSAQAGWDVVLRDVTDAALQRGTDGIKASYDKFVSKGKLEASAAEEALARITTTTDLDAAADADIVVEAVFEDIDTKRDIFRTLDGLVKDETVLASNTSAIPITKIAAATQRPERVVGAHFFSPVPMMQLCELVRGYKTSDETLAKAREFAEGVGKTCIVVNRDVAGFVTTRLISALVVEAAKLYESGVATAEDIDIACKLGFGHAMGPLATADLTGIDILMHATGNIYTECQDEKFAPPEIMRRMVDAGDLGRKSGQGFYQH is encoded by the coding sequence GTGGCCAAGAAGCTCGCCGTCATCGGGGCCGGACTGATGGGGTCCGGGATCGCGCAGGTCTCCGCCCAGGCCGGGTGGGACGTCGTGCTGCGGGACGTCACCGACGCGGCGCTGCAGCGCGGCACGGACGGCATCAAGGCCTCGTACGACAAGTTCGTCTCCAAGGGCAAGCTGGAGGCGTCCGCGGCCGAGGAGGCCCTCGCCCGCATCACCACCACGACGGACCTGGACGCGGCCGCCGATGCGGACATCGTCGTCGAGGCCGTCTTCGAGGACATCGACACCAAGCGGGACATCTTCCGCACCCTGGACGGCCTGGTGAAGGACGAGACGGTCCTCGCCTCCAACACCTCCGCCATCCCGATCACCAAGATCGCGGCGGCCACGCAGCGCCCCGAGCGCGTCGTCGGCGCCCACTTCTTCTCGCCGGTGCCGATGATGCAGCTGTGCGAGCTGGTCCGCGGCTACAAGACCAGCGACGAGACGCTGGCCAAGGCCCGTGAGTTCGCCGAGGGCGTCGGCAAGACCTGCATCGTCGTCAACCGCGACGTCGCCGGTTTCGTCACCACGCGGCTGATCTCGGCCCTCGTCGTCGAGGCCGCCAAGCTGTACGAGTCGGGCGTGGCCACCGCCGAGGACATCGACATCGCCTGCAAGCTGGGCTTCGGCCACGCGATGGGCCCGCTGGCCACGGCCGACCTGACCGGCATCGACATCCTGATGCACGCCACGGGGAACATCTACACCGAGTGCCAGGACGAGAAGTTCGCGCCGCCGGAGATCATGCGCCGCATGGTCGACGCGGGCGACCTGGGCCGTAAGAGCGGACAGGGCTTTTATCAGCACTGA
- a CDS encoding ATP-binding protein, with protein MDPTNRPEEFGEGAHESAEGGGPRDLPGAEAGEQAPGLARVVRLVAGDYALTVNPVDGSEIEPCLPAEVPPHPGRHTPEERAELLRAAAPPPPARQAGPELPLLHRQEERERLSRLLSRGRSVRLTGPSGSGRSALLDAVADDCVRLAPDGVVRLTGHHRTVTDVLYDLFAAVHHAPLHRPDRAGLLSLVREIGAVVVLDDLEFGGAALDELLDATPECAFLFAATPEVAAPSPDSHVEEVFLGGLDRTACLELLELCVDRPLTDEEADWAADLWFESEGLPLRFVQAGALLRLGALPGAGGRDAAGADPAAADEFGVFAERPYVAAAEAEAEGGAAHGVPLPPLAEASRPAVPLASRLDDASRETLRFAVALGGEVPHQAHLPALVGDTHADAAVGELLAVGLITAVAGHYRLAAGVAGQLTAEGYGAGAAERAHSAAQHYAWWAGHPSVAPERAAAEADAILAALAALAADGDPGHRAAAVQLARTAAPAFAAALHWSAWERVLRYGQEAARRAGEVGEEAYFHHELGVLALCTGNLQRARAELEASVGMRGVMADKRGAIAGRRALALVADRSGFAASGPAGGPPAAGPGAAGAAPVPPVPQPSASRPAGGPAGRTPAGEEIPAARSEQSAVPPSVPSAASPAAPGADPDQVATTVIARLAAERAQRQRGAARQPWARKMMMGGARRNLVAAGAGALLAAVLGTVVTLGVTSGGQDGKSPERVKPGQSASQQDGDNSLTADQPGPGEAGHAQVPGKPGKPNHSPGAGGSGSASPGASGSTSPSGAPSGSGEPSGRPSSGGTSPSPSRSQGGTKPSQSPEPSRSSSGGTEPSSKPSSSQPSSPSQPSSPAGSGSSSASGPVGGSSQSAASGSSGSKPADGSGSPSSAGA; from the coding sequence ATGGACCCGACGAACCGACCCGAGGAATTCGGCGAGGGCGCACACGAGTCCGCGGAGGGCGGCGGCCCGCGCGACCTCCCGGGCGCCGAGGCCGGGGAGCAGGCCCCCGGGCTCGCCCGCGTCGTCCGGCTGGTCGCCGGCGACTACGCCCTCACCGTCAACCCCGTCGACGGCAGCGAGATCGAGCCCTGCCTGCCCGCCGAGGTGCCCCCGCACCCCGGCAGACACACCCCCGAGGAGCGCGCCGAGCTGCTCCGCGCCGCCGCGCCCCCGCCGCCCGCCCGCCAGGCCGGCCCCGAGCTGCCCCTGCTGCACCGCCAGGAGGAGCGCGAGCGCCTCTCCCGGCTGCTCTCGCGCGGCCGCTCCGTCCGGCTGACCGGCCCCTCGGGCTCCGGCCGCAGCGCCCTGCTGGACGCCGTCGCCGACGACTGCGTCCGCCTCGCCCCCGACGGCGTCGTCCGCCTCACCGGCCACCACCGCACCGTCACCGACGTCCTGTACGACCTCTTCGCCGCCGTCCACCACGCGCCGCTGCACCGCCCCGACCGGGCCGGGCTGCTCTCCCTCGTCCGCGAGATCGGCGCCGTCGTCGTCCTGGACGACCTCGAATTCGGCGGCGCCGCGCTGGACGAGCTCCTCGACGCCACCCCCGAGTGCGCCTTCCTCTTCGCGGCCACCCCCGAGGTCGCCGCGCCCTCTCCCGACTCGCACGTCGAAGAGGTCTTCCTCGGCGGCCTCGACCGCACCGCCTGCCTGGAGCTCCTGGAGCTCTGCGTCGACCGGCCGCTGACGGACGAGGAGGCCGACTGGGCGGCGGACCTGTGGTTCGAGTCCGAGGGCCTGCCGCTGCGCTTCGTCCAGGCCGGCGCACTGCTGCGGCTGGGGGCGCTTCCCGGTGCCGGCGGGAGGGACGCCGCCGGCGCCGACCCCGCCGCCGCCGACGAGTTCGGCGTCTTCGCCGAGAGGCCCTACGTGGCCGCAGCCGAGGCCGAGGCCGAGGGCGGTGCCGCACACGGCGTGCCGCTGCCCCCGCTCGCCGAGGCGTCCCGCCCGGCCGTGCCGCTCGCCTCCCGCCTCGACGACGCCTCCCGCGAGACCCTGCGCTTCGCCGTCGCCCTCGGCGGCGAGGTCCCGCACCAGGCCCATCTGCCCGCGCTCGTCGGCGACACCCACGCCGACGCGGCCGTCGGCGAGCTGCTCGCCGTCGGCCTGATCACCGCCGTCGCCGGGCACTACCGGCTCGCCGCGGGCGTCGCCGGCCAGCTCACCGCCGAGGGCTACGGCGCGGGCGCTGCCGAGCGCGCCCACTCCGCCGCCCAGCACTACGCCTGGTGGGCCGGCCACCCCTCCGTCGCGCCCGAGCGGGCCGCCGCCGAGGCCGACGCGATCCTCGCCGCGCTCGCGGCCCTCGCGGCCGACGGCGACCCCGGGCACCGCGCCGCGGCCGTCCAGCTCGCCCGAACCGCGGCGCCCGCCTTCGCCGCCGCCCTGCACTGGAGCGCCTGGGAGCGCGTCCTGCGCTACGGGCAGGAGGCCGCCCGGCGCGCCGGAGAGGTCGGCGAAGAGGCCTACTTCCACCACGAGTTGGGTGTGCTGGCGCTGTGCACCGGCAATCTGCAGCGGGCCCGCGCCGAGCTCGAGGCGTCCGTCGGCATGCGCGGTGTGATGGCGGACAAGCGCGGCGCCATAGCGGGCCGCCGGGCGCTCGCGCTGGTCGCCGACCGCTCCGGGTTCGCCGCGAGCGGCCCTGCGGGCGGTCCGCCCGCAGCCGGGCCCGGCGCCGCCGGTGCCGCCCCGGTGCCGCCCGTGCCGCAGCCGTCCGCGTCCCGGCCCGCAGGCGGCCCCGCGGGCCGTACGCCCGCGGGCGAGGAGATCCCGGCCGCCCGCAGCGAGCAGTCCGCCGTGCCGCCCTCCGTGCCCTCCGCCGCCTCCCCGGCGGCCCCCGGCGCCGACCCGGACCAGGTCGCCACGACGGTCATCGCCCGCCTCGCGGCCGAGCGCGCCCAGCGGCAGCGGGGCGCCGCGCGGCAGCCGTGGGCCCGGAAGATGATGATGGGCGGCGCCCGGCGCAACCTCGTCGCGGCCGGTGCGGGCGCCCTGCTCGCCGCCGTCCTCGGCACGGTCGTCACCCTGGGGGTGACCTCCGGCGGCCAGGACGGAAAGTCGCCCGAACGGGTGAAGCCGGGCCAGTCCGCGTCCCAGCAGGACGGTGACAACAGCCTCACCGCCGACCAGCCGGGCCCCGGTGAGGCCGGGCACGCCCAGGTGCCGGGCAAGCCGGGGAAGCCGAACCACTCGCCCGGCGCGGGCGGCTCCGGCTCGGCCTCGCCGGGCGCCTCCGGCAGCACGTCGCCGAGCGGCGCCCCCAGCGGCAGCGGCGAGCCGTCGGGCCGGCCCTCCTCGGGCGGGACGTCGCCGAGCCCGTCGCGCTCGCAGGGCGGCACCAAGCCCTCGCAGTCGCCCGAGCCGAGCAGGAGCAGCAGCGGCGGCACCGAGCCGTCGTCGAAGCCCTCGTCCTCCCAGCCCTCCTCGCCCTCCCAGCCGTCCTCGCCGGCCGGCAGCGGGTCGAGCTCGGCGAGCGGCCCCGTCGGCGGCAGCAGCCAGTCGGCCGCGAGCGGCTCGTCGGGCAGCAAGCCGGCCGACGGCAGCGGCAGCCCCTCGTCCGCCGGGGCGTGA